The genomic stretch TGTACCACGTTTCACTCCGTTGAACAGACCCCTGGTGGAAGTCTTGCAGTTTGCCGAGCAATGCAATTTGATCCACCCACCGGAGCCGATACCCGAGGGGGAGGACAAGAGAAAGTATTGTGCTTTCCACAGAGTCAAGGGACACAATACTTCGGAGTGCATGGCCTTGCGCATGCTCATTGAACAACTCATTCAGAAGGGAGAGTTGAggcaatttgtgatgaaggaggatagaaatcaaagaaaaacggAAAGGAATGTGATGAAAAGGAATCCCGAAAGGCACGACGAGGCATTCGTCCCACCCAGGTTAGCTGATGAGAAGGCGGTCGGAAAGAAACCAGTGATCCACGTCATCTACGGGGGCCCTGAAGGAGGCGACTCTTCACGACAAAGGAAGCAATGGGCGAGAAACTTATACGTTGGGACGATTCATTCGGAACCTCGAGAGAAGAGAAAGCGTACAGAACCAATACTTTTCACTGACGATGATCTACCACTCCATGGGGAAGCCCAAAATGATCCACTCGTCATCACATTAGATGTCAACGGAACGGATGTCCAGCGGGTGCTGGTTGACACGGGGAGCTCGGTGAACATCTTATATTTTGATGTCTTTGCTCGATTGGGTCTGTCCACCGATCAGTTAACCCCCATTCGGACCCCGTTGTCGGGTTTCACCGGTGACTCCATAGAAGCAGAGGGAGTCATCAGCTTGAATGTGGAGTTGGGCagccaaccaaacatattgaagactaccatggactttgtggtagtGAAATTGAAGTGTGTTCACAACGCCATACTTGGGCGACCAGGTATCACTCGCGCAGCTGCTATTATATCCATGAACCATTTGTGCATGAAGTTTCATACACCCAATGGGGTTGGAGTGGTTCGAGGAGACCAACGTGCTGCTCGACAGTGCTACGTGCGAGCAGTCAAACAGTCGGACCGGGAGGAAGGCAGGATTCACACCATATCCCAGCAGGTAGACCGCGGAGAAGAGATAGTGGTCTGGGACTCCCTGCAGACCTACGTGAGGACATCATCGGAGTGTTGCAGGAGTACAAAGACGTTTTTGCTTGGGGACCGGAAGACATGCCCGGGGTTGATCGGTCTGTCATTTGCCACCGCTTATCAATTCAACCAGGTTCGAAACcagtcaagcaaaagaaaaggcacctgTCAAGCGAAAGGAGAGAATTCGTGAAAAAGGAGACCGCCACCCTCTTGTCGGTAGGGCACATCCGAGAGGTCCTCTACCCGGAGTGGTTAGCTAATGTAGTCCTCGCGCCTAAACCGCCAACATGGAGAATGTGTGTTGACTACACTGATTTGAACAAAGCTTGCCCGAAGGATCCATATCCCCTACCAAATCCtgaccagatggttgatgaaacgGCTGGGTGTGAGCTGttgagtttcatggacgccttcaaaggataccatcaaatcttcatgagcaaggaagatgaagagaagactgctttcatcaCTCCGGACGGAGTGTTTTGCTACGTGGTAATGGCGTTTGGTTTGCGGAACTCTGGAGCCACATACCAACGGATGGTGAACAAATTATTTAAAGGTTTGCTCGGATCAACTATGGaagcatatgtggatgacatgctcatcaagagtcgattaaaagaaactcatcctaccgatcttgcccgggcgttcaaggtgatggaaactttcaacttgcgtctgaacccaagtaagtgtacctttgctgttcagacgggaaaattcttggggttcatgatgacggggCGGGGGATTGAGCCAAATCCCGAGAAGGTCAGAGCGATAATGGAGATGCAACCCCCCCCGATCGGTCAAGGATGTTCAGCGACTGACTGGTCGACTAGCAGCGCTTAGCCGTTTCCTATCCAAGTCAGCCGAAAAGTCTCTGCCGTTCTTTCAGATTctgaaaaaatcaaatggctTTGAGTGGACACCGGCGTGTCAATCGGCTTTTGAAGGTCTGAAGGTATACTTGAGCTCCGCACCAGTCCTCTCGAAGCCGGAGAAAGATGAGGTCTTATTCGTTTATTTGGCCGTGTCCGACCGAGCGGTCAGTTCCGTGCTTGTCCGCGAAGAAGCTAAGGGAATTCAGAAGCCGATTTACTACGTGAGCAAAGCTCTTCAAGGAGCAGAGCTgaggtacacaaaatttgagaagaccgcgttggcgctctgggtgacggccagaagacttgcagcttacttccaagctcacccgatagtagtgttaaccgatcaaccgttgggaacgatcctcaggaatccaacatcatcaggacgattgatcaaatgggccatgatgctCACCCAGTTCGCGATTGAGTATAAGCCCCGTCCTGCCATCAAGGGTCAAGCATTGGCTGACTTCATCGTCGAATGCACCGCACGCGATCCGGAACCTGACCGACCGACTGCCCTAGAAGAACCATGGTGGGAAGTTTCTACTGATGGGTCGTCAAGTAAGAAGGGATGTGGGGGTGGAATTGTGCTCACATCACCCGAAGGCTTCAAAATTTATCAagccttgattttcaaatttcaacctaCCAATAACGAAGCAGAATACGAGGCACTCATAGGCGGGTTGCGATTGGCCAAGCAGATGAAGGCCGAACGGTTAAGGGCACGGTCAGACTCCCGGTTGATAATCGGACAGCTATCCAGCACGATCGATGCAAAGGAAGATCGAATGATACAGTACAAGGATATTGCGCTCgaattgttgcaacaattcaaaaaatacgagctgatccaagtatcaaggatggagaacacggacgctgacatgctctccaagttgactcaagaagctCCTGAATACGTGTCCAAGGTTGCACGCATTGAAGAAATTGGAGCGCCAAGCATTGATGTCATAGAAGTCAGACCGGTTGAGATAGGCGAGCCAAATTGGATGTACGACTTGAAGAATTACATCGCCAACGGCACTCTACCGGACGACTCCTcccgggcaaagaaagttaagtTAAGGGCACCACGTTTTCAATTGGTTGATGATAGGCTCTACAAAAGATCATATGGCGGACCGCTGCTCCGGTGCTTAACCAGCGACGAGGCGAAAATAGTGATGGAAGAAGTTCATGAAGGGATCTGTTCTGCCCATCAAGGACCAAGAACACTCGCGCAAAAGATCATTCTGATGGGTTACTATTGGCCTTCGATCAACCTGGATTGCGAACAGTACGTTCGACGATGCGCCACTTGTCAAGAATTTCATAAGTTACCTGGTCGACCAGCCACCTACTATCAACCGGTCAGCGAAGTAATACCTTTTGCAAGGTGGGGTGTGGATCTGATCGGAGCATTCCCGATGGCAGCCGGACGCAAAAAGTATGTGATAGTGGCGATCgactacttcaccaagtgggtggAAGCAAAAGCGTTGGCAACCATCACTTCTCAACAGTGTCAAAAGTTTCTTTGGAAAAATGTGATTACTCGCTTCGGGGTACCTGTTCAATTGATCACAGACAACGGGACACAATTTGACAGCCGACCGTTTAAGAACTTCATGGCTCATTTGGGCATAAAGCATACCCGAGTGGCCGTAGCATACCCACAATCAAATGGTCAAGTGGAGAACACCAACCGGACGATCTTGGATGGattgaaaaagaagttgcaaACTGCAGGTCGAGGCTGGGTTGATGAGCTTTCATATGTTCTTTGGACATATCGAACCACCCCGCGTCGCGCAACGAATGAGACACCTTTCTCGCTGACATATGGATTCGAGGCAAGAGTCCTGATTGAAGCATGGCTCCCTGCCACCCGGGAAAGAAATTACGATCCGgaagtgaatgatgagatgcaAGGTACGGAACTCAATTTCATAGACGAAAAAAGGGACATGGCAGCTCGAAGGTTAATAGAATATCAGAGGAATGCCAAAGTAGCCCATGACGGTCGAGTAAACCCACGATATTTCCAAGTAGGAGATCTGGTCCTACGGCGGAGGGAAGCTAGCAAGCCGACTGATCACGGAAAATTTGCCAAGAAGTGGGAAGGACCCTACAGGGTCTCTGCAATGGTTCAGCCAGGTACCTATAAGTTAGAGACTCTTTCTGGTCGATTAGTCGCCCGAGTGTGGAACTCTGAGCACCTTATTAAATTTCACAAGTAGTTTGGTTGTTGGAATGTAACTTGCATCTAGAATAATTAAGTCGCagtgtttttggaatttttttcaCTGTAATCTTGCTTGgtgtaagtaaaaaaaaaaaaataataataataaaaataaaaaaaaaataaaaaaaatgacctgcacggatctccgtttggggttgtattcgacctgcacgtttggggttatgatcgacctgcacggatctctgtTTGGGGTtgtattcgacctgcacggatctccgtttggggttttgttcgacctgcacggatctccgtttggggttttattcgacgtgcacggatctccgtttggggttttgttctacctgcacggatctccgtttggggttttgttcgacctgcacggatcttcgtttggggttttgttcgacatgCACGAATAAATGTAACCATCAAGCAGCCAAGTTGTGCAAGTTTGTTAGCAGCAAGAATTGGGTGGAAGAATATACTACTTGAGAAATTacaagaaagcatagagaagcttgaagaaataagagaatgtactacttgaaaaactgcaagaaagcatagagaagcttgaatattatcTTATGTCAAGGAATTTGCAAGATGGTTGATCGGTCGACCAACACCTTGAAAATCAAGCAACATGCACNNNNNNNNNNNNNNNNNNNNNNNNNNNNNNNNNNNNNNNNNNNNNNNNNNNNNNNNNNNNNNNNNNNNNNNNNNNNNNNNNNNNNNNNNNNNNNNNNNNNNNNNNNNNNNNNNNNNNNNNNNNNNNNNNNNNNNNNNNNNNNNNNNNNNNNNNNNNNNNNNNNNNNNNNNNNNNNNNNNNNNNNNNNNNNNNNNNNNNNNNNNNNNNNNNNNNNNNNNNNNNNNNNNNNNNNNNNNNNNNNNNNNNNNNNNNNNNNNNNNNNNNNNNNNNNNNNNNNNNNNNNNNNNNNNNNNNNNNNNNNNNNNNNNNNNNNNNNNNNNNNNNNNNNNNNNNNNNNNNNNNNNNNNNNNNNNNNNNNNNNNNNNNNNNNNNNNNNNNNNNNNNNNNNNNNNNNNNNNNNNNNNNNNNNNNNNNNNNNNNNNNNNNNNNNNNNNNNNNNNNNNNNNNNNNNNNNNNNNNNNNNNNNNNNNNNNNNNNNNNNNNNNNNNNNNNNNNNNNNNNNNNNNNNNNNNNNNNNNNNNNNNNNNNNNNNNNNNNNNNNNNNNNNNNNNNNNNNNNNNNNNNNNNNNNNNNNNNNNNNNNNNNNNNNNNNNNNNNNNNNNNNNNNNNNNNNNNNNNNNNNNNNNNNNNNNNNNNNNNNNNNNNNNNNNNNNNNNNNNNNNNNNNNNNNNNNNNNNNNNNNNNNNNNNNNNNNNNNNNNNNNNNNNNNNNNNNNNNNNNNNNNNNNNNNNNNNNNNNNNNNNNNNNNNNNNNNNNNNNNNNNNNNNNNNNNNNNNNNNNNNNNNNNNNNNNNNNNNNNNNNNNNNNNNNNNNNNNNNNNNNNNNNNNNNNNNNNNNNNNNNNNNNNNNNNNNNNNNNNNNNNNNNNNNNNNNNNNNNNNNNNNNNNNNNNNNNNNNNNNNNNNNNNNNNNNNNNNNNNNNNNNNNNNNNNNNNNNNNNNNNNNNNNNNNNNNNNNNNNNNNNNNNNNNNNNNNNNNNNNNNNNNNNNNNNNNNNNNNNNNNNNNNNNNNNNNNNNNNNNNNNNNNNNNNNNNNNNNNNNNNNNNNNNNNNNNNNNNNNNNNNNNNNNNNNNNNNNNNNNNNNNNNNNNNNNNNNNNNNNNNNNNNNNNNNNNNNNNNNNNNNNNNNNNNNNNNNNNNNNNNNNNNNNNNNNNNNNNNNNNNNNagggtttttcttagtctaaggtttttaacgaggcaacccgcgtaaatcacgcccctcctgctcaactcaaacttgaggggttcatcacggactatcaaggcattcaagccagggagactttgctcgcaacaagttagccgcctggagcacattctacttctcgaacctgacgactctcgcagattcaagaagtgggggacttgtgatgggtaaatatgcacatgtactagtcggtccgtaaatcacctgtacgtcaacggtcacccaatcggtccgtcgacggtcacccaaccgcAGAAGCAacatgcacatgtac from Ipomoea triloba cultivar NCNSP0323 chromosome 12, ASM357664v1 encodes the following:
- the LOC115999529 gene encoding uncharacterized protein LOC115999529; its protein translation is MARMQERIDRLQQELRERVGAGKEPSCSLVATPFTDDIMSAHYPQDLQIPLAHTYSGRHDPQEHVDMYYGNMLMLGVSDAVICRAFFATLVGKAAEWFKGLEQGSIRNFGQLADKFVKRFAASKLRKKSYTCLNKVNQAVREPLSTFLFRWEREVDEVEPMEDRVAIQAFLASLCSGTLYYDLIVNPPRTYEEAITRAKHHADATEANMAKRRDEQPVNRDRGHDQRKNKPPFRHVKQYNRPEDVPRFTPLNRPLVEVLQFAEQCNLIHPPEPIPEGEDKRKYCAFHRVKGHNTSECMALRMLIEQLIQKGELRQFVMKEDRNQRKTERNVMKRNPERHDEAFVPPRLADEKAVGKKPVIHVIYGGPEGGDSSRQRKQWARNLYVGTIHSEPREKRKRTEPILFTDDDLPLHGEAQNDPLVITLDVNGTDVQRVLVDTGSSVNILYFDVFARLGLSTDQLTPIRTPLSGFTGDSIEAEGVISLNVELGSQPNILKTTMDFVVVKLKCVHNAILGRPGITRAAAIISMNHLCMKFHTPNGVGVVRGDQRAARQCYVRAVKQSDREEGRIHTISQQVDRGEEIVVWDSLQTYVRTSSECCRSTKTFLLGDRKTCPGLIGLSFATAYQFNQVRNQSSKRKGTCQAKGENS